The proteins below come from a single Holdemania massiliensis genomic window:
- a CDS encoding MATE family efflux transporter — MAKKELDLLRDKPSSAILKFAVPMLIGALFQQAYSLVDTIVVGNFINSDALAAVGTSGVMMNIVTMAGMGLAVGTSVVTAQYFGAQKLKEVKTAIHTSLIVFVALGLAGGMLGLLIMNPMLQLMNTPAEMMPYALSYLGVIFIGVVFVMLYNMFNQVSIALGDSKTPMLMLLIASAINVVLDLVFTLGLHWGTAGVAAATVLGQGFAALSCWRLIQKRLDQMKTEPPAWFDKQMFKSICAIGLPAVAQNAISASGMLAVQSLLNSFGSVTVAAYTAANKVDGIAMSPMVSLGTAISTYAAQNIGAQQYDRIKTGLRFTVFFAFICCLVTGVLIYGASDAILGLFVSSGASRELFDIGAEYLHVAVFSYFVMAVMFILTGVLKGAGDAKLVFLCSITDLLMRAGFAYALVGILGRYALWLSYPFGWFCSIVIAWPRYLSGKWKKNKIVAEGAAS; from the coding sequence ATGGCTAAAAAAGAACTGGATCTGCTGCGGGACAAGCCGTCCTCGGCAATCCTGAAATTTGCGGTGCCGATGCTGATCGGCGCGTTGTTTCAACAAGCATACAGTCTGGTTGACACCATCGTTGTCGGCAATTTTATCAACAGTGATGCGCTTGCGGCGGTGGGGACCAGCGGAGTTATGATGAACATCGTGACGATGGCTGGCATGGGTCTGGCGGTGGGCACCTCAGTGGTTACGGCCCAATATTTTGGTGCCCAGAAACTGAAAGAAGTCAAAACGGCAATTCATACGTCGCTGATCGTGTTTGTAGCGCTGGGCCTGGCGGGCGGTATGCTGGGGTTATTGATCATGAATCCAATGCTGCAGCTGATGAACACCCCGGCTGAAATGATGCCGTATGCTTTGTCTTATCTGGGTGTGATCTTTATCGGTGTCGTGTTTGTCATGCTTTACAACATGTTCAATCAGGTGTCGATTGCATTGGGAGATTCCAAAACACCGATGCTGATGCTGCTGATCGCCAGTGCCATCAACGTGGTGCTCGATCTGGTGTTTACGCTGGGCCTGCATTGGGGTACGGCTGGGGTTGCGGCGGCGACTGTCTTGGGTCAGGGATTTGCCGCCTTGTCCTGCTGGCGGCTGATTCAGAAACGTCTGGATCAGATGAAAACCGAACCTCCGGCTTGGTTTGATAAGCAGATGTTCAAATCGATCTGTGCGATCGGTCTGCCTGCGGTAGCCCAAAATGCGATCTCGGCCTCCGGGATGCTGGCGGTGCAAAGTCTTCTGAACAGCTTCGGCAGTGTGACGGTTGCGGCCTATACCGCCGCGAATAAGGTCGATGGCATCGCAATGTCGCCGATGGTTTCGCTCGGGACGGCAATTTCGACCTATGCCGCGCAGAACATCGGAGCGCAGCAGTATGATCGGATCAAAACCGGGCTGCGCTTCACCGTATTCTTTGCCTTCATCTGCTGCTTAGTCACAGGCGTGCTGATCTATGGGGCTTCGGATGCGATTCTTGGCTTATTTGTCAGCAGCGGGGCCAGTCGGGAACTGTTCGACATCGGTGCGGAATATCTGCATGTCGCGGTCTTCAGTTACTTCGTCATGGCCGTCATGTTTATTTTAACCGGTGTTCTTAAAGGCGCGGGGGATGCCAAACTGGTGTTTCTCTGCTCCATTACCGATCTTCTGATGCGGGCGGGCTTCGCCTATGCCCTAGTTGGCATCTTAGGCCGCTATGCTTTATGGCTGAGTTATCCGTTTGGCTGGTTCTGTTCCATCGTGATCGCCTGGCCGCGCTATCTGTCTGGGAAATGGAAGAAAAACAAAATTGTTGCGGAAGGAGCGGCATCATGA